ACTTGAAGACCATTGATGAGGAGGCGGCGTTACAGCTGGACCAAAATGACCAAAAGTCTCTGTTCGTCTTCAGTAACTTCTCCACTCCAGCCTTCCACCACTATAAAAAGGTCTGTCTCAAGACGCACACATTCCCAAACCTGGCTTCTACTTAATCCTTATAAGTCACAACATGTTAACTGTACTGTCAGCATTCAGAAAGTGTACTGAAAACTGGGacttcctgtattgaacataGATCATCCCgccttcaattttatcgatttatttactttaaaaaatacctaaagttgtattataaATGTAgtgtggaaggaccaccagagggcaggctgggctcatggatagtagcccaacaaggcatgggagacaaggtaaccagaggcaattaagcacagctgacggtactaatgacatactctccttcccctataagagagagaatggaaccagcagagaagggggaaaactatctctggaagatggccacggagagagaggagctatccaggaagaaccactaagacggtgacaatcccgtgactttttgttgtagtttaaagataatcatattgtgttcctgtttcatctgcagaagaagatgtatgtttttttttccgtggaagattttcattgattatgttggaatggttttgttgaccaaatgccctcaatagagaactgtgttaaatcaagaaaacctactcctgattcgtttattccaccttcccgctttagagtgacgcccaattacttggtccgctcacagtagtttgaaatgttttggcaaagtttacaggtaacatttgagatattttgtagtcacgttgcgcaagttgggaccagtgtttttctggatcaaacgcaccaaataaatggacattttggatataaatggatggaattaatcgaacaaaaggaccatttgtgatgtttatgggacatattggagtgccaacagaagaagctcgtcaaaggtaaggcatgatttttATGTCTgcgtgtcgcgcctgcagggttgaaatatttTCTCTTTTGTTTATGGAGGTGCTATCCACAGATAATAGCATAGTTTGCTTTAGCCGAAAatactttttgaaatctgacatgttggctggattcacaacacatgtagctttaatttggtatcttacatgtgtgatttcatgaaagttggatttttataggaatttatttgaatttggcattttctctggcttttggccaagtgggacgctaccgtccgtcccacatatcccagagaggttaacaacgTTTACTTCACCGTATCTCCACAGTACATAGTTGCCATTACTCTCAGGACCGGTCCAACAGAGCACCGTAATAACAAGTATAGGAATACTTTAAACATGAACTTAACAATCTCCCACTTTTCTTTTTAGACAATAAAGCATCAACAAATAGTTAAATATCCAAGTGTTATTCAAGTCCCCATTACAAATCGGTCATGTGACAATGGCACCATTACTGATAGCCTTTAGGAGCACAAGTGCGAATGCAAATGTTTTTTTGTCAGTCAGCTTGCGGTTCTTTTGTGGCCGACCACAGGATCCGCTGGAGCCTGAATAAGTTCCTTGATGCTGCTAACCTCAAGACGAAGTTTTTTCTCTGTGACAGTCTTGGTTGACTTGACAGCATCAACTAGGGAGTAGTTGTCAGTGACACATTACAGGTACAATGTGCTGTTTTGCCTCAACAGTGGTAAGCTCTGAGAACAGAGTTACCAGAAATATGAAGTCATCAACATGACATGCAAGTACTCCAGTCACATTGCAGTCTTGATCAAGCCAATAGAAGGTCGGCAGGATCCACTTGTGACATTTTGCCACCTGTACTCAGCATTgttgccttgactttgttgtaccaGTAGAGTGATGCAGTTGTGAGGCCATACACACACTTTCTTAGTTTCTACAGTGTTCCTTAGCTTCAGGCGGAGGTTGAATGTGAATGTCCCTTGACAGCTCTGTAACCTGCAGAAATGCAGATTTGATGTCCATTGAATGAAGTGAAAAAGATTCTGGCAGATCACTGTCAGCAGCAATCTGAGTGACTGACGCGCATGTCGGTGAATCTTTTGGGAGTTCTTTAGTAGCCAGctcctcttaaccactagacgtGCTTTTGGCAATATTCCAGGTAAGGATTGTTTTCTTAGGGCTATGCCCCTTTTTTCTCAACTTCCtgcctgaatgacgtgcccaaagtttactgcctgtagctcaggccctgaagccaggatatgcatataattggtaccattggcaagaaaacactttgaagtttaatgttaaaataatgtacaaTAATATAActcaatagatatggtaggagaaaatccaaagaaaaaccaaccagaaaaGTATTTATttgagagaccatcctcttagaaatgcaagagaaaggtcatattgaaaatatggatgcaattcctatggcttccagggtgtcagcagtctatgttcaatgtatcaggcttgtaacttcaaaaatgAATAAGAAATTACAGTTTTAgtaggacacagtcttggaaatttgtTTGCGCGCGGCATGAAGACATTTACGCTCCTGCTAAaattggtttcctattgaacatacttctttcctgaagaaatattatagtttgattacattttaggatatgtgaggagtaaatagaaatgtattttgacttgttgaaacaaagtttaggggtagattttcggattcctttctctgcatgttgaacgagtggattactcaaatcgatggcgccaactaaattGACTTTTTGGGAAataaaggattttatctaacaaaacgacactagcTGGGACCcttttggatgacaaatcagaggaagattttcaaaaagtaagtgattaTTTAATCGTtatttgtgaatgtatgaaacctgtgcagGTGGAAAACTATTTTAATGTGGGGCACCGTCCTCAAACAATTACATGacatgttttcgctgtaataactgtaaatactgtaaatcggacagtgcagttatattaacaagaatttaagctttcagccgatataagacacttgtacgtacctaaatgtttaaaatccataatatttatgattatttatttgaattatgtgctctccagtttcaccggaagttgtcccacTAGCGGGAAACCGATCCTTTTAAGGGtacacactagaggtcgaccgattatgatttttcaacgccgataccgatttattggaggaccaaaaaccTGATGCCGATTTAAtcggctgatttttttttatttatttttttattattattttttaaataaaaatgtatttgtaataatgacaattacaacaatactgaatgaacacttattttaacttaatataatacatcaataaaatcaatttatacTCAAGTAggtaatgaaacatgttcaatttggtttaaataatgcaaaaccaaagtgttggagaaaaatgtaaaagtgcaatatgtgctaacgtttcagttccttgctcagaacatgagaacatatgaaagctggtggttccttttaacatgagtcttcaatattcccaggtaagaagttttaggttgtagttattataggactatttccctctataccatttgtatttcattaacctttgactattggatgttcttataggcactttagtattgccagtgtaacagtatagcttccgtccccctcctcgctcctccctgggctcgaaccagcaacacaacgacaacagccaccacatcgaagcatcgttacccatgcagagcaagggaaacaaccaccccaaggctcagagcgagtgatgtttgaaacgctattagcgcgcactaactagccagccatttcacttcggtcacaccagcctaatctcgggagttgataggtttgaagtcataaacagcgcaatgcttgacgcacaacgaaagctgctggcaaaacgcactaaagtgctgtttgaatgaatgtttacgcacctgcttctgcctaccaccgctcagtcagatacttagatacttgtatgcttgtatgctcagtcagattatatgcaacacaggacacgctagataatatctagtaatatcatcaaccatgtgtagttaactagtgattatgatagattgttttttataagataagtttaatgctagctagcaacttaccttggcttactgcatttgcgtaacaggcagtctccttgtggagtgcaacgagagagaggcaggtccttattgcgttggactagttaactgtaaggttgcaagattgtatcccctgagctgacaaggtaaaaatctctttctgcccctgaacaaggcagttaacccaccgttcctaggccgtcattgaaaataagaatgtgttgttaactgacttgcctagttaaataaagatgaaataaaggtgtaaaaaaaaaaaataggcaaATCGGCGCCCCAAAATACTGATTTCCgagtgttatgaacttgaaatcggccgtaattaattggccattccgattaatcggtcgacctctagtggacGCATTGTTGGCGGAGTGCGcaacctatgctacacttgtgagaaacaagttttggtttatttaaTTCCATTTACTAGTTCAGTCAATGTAGTCATTGTCTGGAACGCttctgtcaatgttgagtaaggacgcgcatagaagtaggcctatataggctacctggcctgcgcACAAAtgaatgtgcccatttggggatctgatattatttctgattggcttaatgcaccacctgtggagcttctcaaagtaatgtttttTTCACCTCAAACAGGTTTTTACATCCATTAAGAAttacaatagttcctcaatgaGTTTGAAAAAATCTTTCCAGCGCTCTCCCTTTCGATGACCACTCGGCATGAAAGGGAAAAATGacatgctctgatccagtagAAACGTGGTAAAATAGGCTTATCAGTGCTTGACTTAAACTGAAATAGGTACTAATTTTGGatgctggtactgtttatatttaggtgcaggagttCCACAATAagtttgagctaatattctacaagaggaacagaAGCTCACCCATTGGAAAATTTGAGGTTCCGGTACACCGCTCTGGTGAGCTCCtacccaagtcaagcactgcttcTTATCCCTTGTGCAAATGGCCTAAGGTTGTCTGTCCAGAGCTCACTGGCAGGAAACTGAGGGCcaagaatattttatacaatgttgcaagttcgtttaagacaggccatgtgtagccaatgtgatttgataaaataaataTCCTATCAGGATATTTCtgacctgcaggctgcaatgttttatttgttggctttatgtagactatttttacatagttggcaatgcTTTGTATCATTTTAATTAACCACAAAACAAAgattttgagatatgaagactATACTAAACTTTCATTGACCTTTGACCCCTTCGATCCAGCGTTGTGTGATGTCACTGACCAGCAGATGGGTCAGAGGGTGATGACCCCACTAGTGGAGGAGCCAGAGCCTGACCTCCTCACCCCTGccttccctctctccaactctcccgtGCCCCCAGAGGCACAGGTAACCACACacgcagcctccctccctcttgtaAGGTGATATTATAAGTAAATGTTGATGTGTTGAATCGATACTCAGctgtgcagtggtgtaaagtgatTGTGACAGTGATGGTAAAAGCTTTTTTGTTCTCTCCACAGACTGAGGAGTGTGAGGCGGAGAAGAAGCCTCCTCGATTCCAGCTGTCCTCCCTTATCCCCCAGGAGAGGATAGGCTACACCACCCTCATAGACGAGCTGGGTGAGTCTCAATCCTCCACCCTGTCTGTAACCACCTGATTGTATTTGCCCTGTTGTCTCTGTATTACATCTCAGTGGTCGGAAGTAGCCTCAACTCCTTGGTTGCGTCTCAAATTGGCACCCTAATCCCAATagagtgcgctacttttgaccacggcccATAGGattctgttcaaaagtagtgcactgaatatggtgtcatttgggacacacccctGCATGTTTTGTCTGCAGTGGTCTGAAAACACTTGATTATTTCTTTCTCATCAGAGACGGTCTGTCAtctgtatctatgtgtgtgtccCTATTGCATTTGTGTTTCTTTCTGACTCTACATGTCTTTGTTCCTCTGGGGTCCCTGTAGGTGGTGTGATGCTGGACAAGCAGTGCTTTGACCCCAGCTGCTCCCACATCATTGTGGGGACCCCTCTGAGGAATGAGAAATACCTGGCAGCCATGGCCGTGGGGAAGTGGATCCTGCACCGCTCCTACCTGGAGGACTGTCGCTCCGTGGGACACTTCAATCCAGGTCACGATCTGGCCGTTAGTGCATCAGACCACAACATGCCAATATTTCTTCCACATTCTTCTAGGCCCAGCTTGTTTTATtaaaccttaatttaaccaggaaGTCCCGATGAGGTCAGAAGACAAATTTCacaagggagacctggccaagaagaaCAACTCAGTAAAAAAACATTGTTTATATATCTTTACTGTGTGTTCTTTTGACCATGTTGGACATTTATGaacattataacagaacatggccaagatgttcaaatctccacccggcacagccagaagaggaccgaccacccctcatagcctggttcctctctaggtttcttccttggttttggcctttctagggagtttttcctagccaccgtgcttctacacctgcattgcttgctgtttggggttttaggctgggtttctgtacagcactttgatatatcagctgatgtaagaagggctatataaataaatttgatttgatttattccaGGAGGAGGAGTATGATTGGGGCAGAAGCTCCATCCTGGATGTGCTACCGTCCATCAGCTCGCAGCAGAAGAGGCTGGCGTTGGCCGCCATGCGCTGGAGGAGGAACCTGCAGGACCGCAATGACCAGGAGGGATCATTCAGCGGTTGGACCGTCATGCTGAACGTCGACCAGACCAGAGAGTCAGGGTTCAGACGACTCCTGCAGTCTGGTGGAGCAAAGGTTCAAACAAAGCTCTTACTCTGTCATACTGTACCTCAATCTTCTCTTCGCTTACTGCGTCTTAGTATGGGTAAAACTAATAAGAAACTACTGCTTTTCAAGTGTCCGACTGCCCATCTCTTTCATACTTGCCTTTGTAGATATTGACACGTGTACACTTCTGAATGTCAATcccatccaccctctctcctAATCTCTCTTCTTCCGATCTTTATTTCCTCTCCCTTACCCTCTCTCCAggttctccccagtccctctccatctctgtacaACCCACCTGTTTGCAGAGTTCAGTCGGTTGAAGCCAGGAGAATTCCGGGTGGACGTGCCAGAGGCCAAATGCCTAAAGCCAGAGTTTATTGCAGACTACCTCATCCAGGTTAGTGGGACTGTAACTAAAATGCAAAACTGCCTCACAAAGAGACTGCGGAAGGCATTTTTTGTTGTCAGACTACTTTTTTG
The window above is part of the Oncorhynchus masou masou isolate Uvic2021 chromosome 30, UVic_Omas_1.1, whole genome shotgun sequence genome. Proteins encoded here:
- the LOC135522540 gene encoding DNA topoisomerase 2-binding protein 1-A-like isoform X1 yields the protein MLCIILINHKTKILRYEDYTKLSLTFDPFDPALCDVTDQQMGQRVMTPLVEEPEPDLLTPAFPLSNSPVPPEAQTEECEAEKKPPRFQLSSLIPQERIGYTTLIDELGGVMLDKQCFDPSCSHIIVGTPLRNEKYLAAMAVGKWILHRSYLEDCRSVGHFNPGGGV
- the LOC135522540 gene encoding DNA topoisomerase 2-binding protein 1-A-like isoform X2 → MGQRVMTPLVEEPEPDLLTPAFPLSNSPVPPEAQVTTHAASLPLTEECEAEKKPPRFQLSSLIPQERIGYTTLIDELGGVMLDKQCFDPSCSHIIVGTPLRNEKYLAAMAVGKWILHRSYLEDCRSVGHFNPGGGV